Proteins encoded by one window of Halosolutus amylolyticus:
- a CDS encoding long-chain-fatty-acid--CoA ligase, translating into MPNLVTNVAAAVEEHGDTPAIGFQGEETTYEEFWAQTGAFAAALEERGLGADDRVAIYLPNVPPFVIAFHGTLRAGGVVVPMNPQYKAREIGHLLGDSEAKVVVTLADLVPFVTEVRDDTSVEHVVSVGGEAEGATPFEEFLVRGAPEIVDRADDDVAVQPYTSGTTGQPKGVQLTHENLASNADMADQLIPDGIRPDDKQLGVLPLFHIYGMTVVMNSTLFNGGMYYAVPEWDAQEAVSIVEDEELTLMHGVPAMYNDIINQPDAEAFDLSSLRLCGVGGSGIPVEVLRQFEDRYEPKIYEGYGLTETSPITHFNSPIEGRRVGSIGKTVPGVDSKVVDENFEEVAPVEEGPIDEESVASKTQRGEGSAERSSANRSSGRSPREDGEAAGAVDLGEITGELVVSGPNVMKGYYGLPEANEEAFTEEDGRRWFHTGDLGYHDEDGFFYVVDREKHMIVTGGYNVYPREVEELLFEHEAVADAAVVGIPDERRGETVKAFVVPTPDADVTPDDLKGYCLTNLAEYKHPREVEFVEELPRTTTGKVQKFKLRDRDESAAEAE; encoded by the coding sequence ATGCCAAATCTTGTCACTAACGTCGCGGCAGCCGTCGAGGAACACGGCGACACCCCCGCGATCGGATTCCAGGGCGAGGAGACCACGTACGAGGAGTTCTGGGCGCAGACGGGCGCGTTCGCCGCCGCCCTCGAGGAACGCGGCCTCGGCGCGGACGACCGCGTCGCGATCTATCTGCCGAACGTCCCGCCGTTCGTGATCGCCTTCCACGGGACGCTCCGGGCCGGCGGGGTCGTCGTTCCGATGAACCCGCAGTACAAAGCCCGAGAGATCGGTCACCTGCTCGGCGACAGCGAGGCCAAGGTGGTCGTCACGCTCGCCGACCTCGTCCCGTTCGTCACCGAGGTACGGGACGACACGTCGGTCGAGCACGTCGTCAGCGTGGGCGGCGAGGCGGAGGGCGCGACGCCGTTCGAGGAGTTCCTCGTCCGCGGCGCGCCCGAGATCGTCGATCGGGCCGACGACGACGTCGCGGTCCAGCCCTACACCAGCGGGACGACCGGCCAGCCCAAGGGCGTCCAGTTGACCCACGAGAACCTCGCGTCGAACGCCGACATGGCGGACCAGCTCATTCCCGACGGGATCCGCCCGGACGACAAGCAACTCGGGGTCCTGCCGCTGTTCCACATCTACGGGATGACCGTCGTGATGAACTCGACGCTGTTCAACGGCGGCATGTACTACGCGGTCCCCGAGTGGGACGCCCAAGAGGCCGTCTCGATCGTCGAGGACGAGGAACTGACGCTGATGCACGGCGTCCCGGCGATGTACAACGACATCATCAACCAGCCCGACGCCGAGGCATTCGACCTCTCCTCGCTGCGGCTCTGTGGCGTCGGCGGCTCCGGCATTCCCGTCGAGGTGCTGCGCCAGTTCGAGGACCGCTACGAGCCGAAAATCTACGAGGGGTACGGCCTGACCGAGACGAGCCCGATCACCCACTTCAACAGCCCGATCGAGGGGCGTCGCGTCGGCAGCATCGGCAAGACCGTTCCCGGCGTCGACTCGAAGGTCGTCGACGAGAACTTCGAGGAGGTCGCGCCCGTTGAGGAGGGACCGATCGACGAGGAGAGCGTTGCGTCGAAGACGCAACGAGGCGAAGGTAGCGCGGAACGAAGTTCCGCGAACCGTTCGAGCGGGCGAAGCCCGCGAGAAGACGGCGAAGCCGCCGGAGCGGTCGATCTCGGTGAGATTACCGGCGAACTCGTCGTCTCTGGCCCGAACGTGATGAAAGGCTACTACGGCCTGCCCGAGGCCAACGAGGAGGCGTTCACGGAGGAAGACGGCAGACGCTGGTTCCACACGGGCGACCTGGGCTATCACGACGAGGACGGCTTCTTCTACGTCGTCGATCGCGAGAAGCACATGATCGTCACCGGCGGCTACAACGTCTACCCGCGGGAGGTCGAGGAACTCCTCTTCGAGCACGAGGCCGTCGCCGACGCCGCAGTGGTCGGGATTCCCGACGAGCGCCGCGGCGAGACCGTCAAGGCGTTCGTCGTTCCCACGCCCGACGCGGACGTCACGCCCGACGACCTCAAGGGGTACTGCCTGACCAACCTCGCGGAGTACAAACACCCCCGCGAGGTCGAGTTCGTCGAGGAACTCCCGCGGACGACGACCGGCAAGGTCCAGAAGTTCAAACTCCGCGACCGAGACGAATCAGCCGCGGAGGCAGAGTAA
- a CDS encoding dCTP deaminase yields the protein MSAENPLADSVDNLVYEPVQVHEGGIDLTVSAIYEVADPGRIDFGGDELEDADLEPVPTDLRDPDDDYGWWDLDGGQYVVQHNEFLTDPDRPLLLQPRNELLARGGSHPTVQVASHLPLIPLTVPDGGLELKENARVSTLVPIGPGRD from the coding sequence ATGTCCGCCGAGAACCCGCTCGCCGACAGCGTCGACAACCTGGTGTACGAACCGGTACAGGTGCACGAAGGGGGAATCGATCTGACGGTCAGCGCGATCTACGAGGTCGCCGACCCCGGTCGCATCGACTTCGGCGGCGACGAACTCGAGGACGCCGACCTCGAACCGGTCCCGACCGACCTTCGCGATCCGGACGACGACTACGGCTGGTGGGACCTCGATGGCGGCCAGTACGTCGTCCAGCACAACGAGTTCCTCACCGATCCCGATCGGCCGTTGCTCCTCCAGCCGCGGAACGAACTCCTCGCCCGCGGGGGGTCTCACCCCACCGTCCAGGTCGCGTCGCATCTCCCCCTGATTCCGCTCACCGTCCCGGACGGCGGCCTCGAACTCAAGGAGAACGCGCGCGTCTCGACGCTCGTTCCGATCGGACCCGGACGGGACTGA
- a CDS encoding enoyl-CoA hydratase-related protein: MTLGDAVQLEVEDDGVATITLDQPDRRNALSAEIGAGIVAALDEIEESDARCVVVEGSGGSFSAGGDVEAMIEGIQGDMPIDERVRYLERTTNETMARLVTFPLPTIALVDGPAVGAGANLALACDIQLATEDAAFGFVFRQVGLSVDAGTSYLLPRVVGENVAQELVLTGDIVGADHAEELGLVNHVYSDDEFDERVADLVETIVSGPPVAMRQMNRLVREGLDKSIEQALVDEATAQGIVFGTDDHEEGVTAFFEDRDPEFEGR, translated from the coding sequence ATGACCCTCGGTGACGCGGTGCAACTCGAGGTCGAGGACGACGGGGTCGCGACGATCACGCTCGATCAGCCCGATCGCCGGAACGCGCTCTCGGCGGAGATCGGTGCGGGCATCGTGGCGGCCCTCGACGAGATCGAGGAGAGCGACGCTCGTTGCGTCGTGGTCGAGGGGTCGGGCGGGTCGTTCTCCGCTGGCGGGGACGTCGAGGCGATGATCGAGGGCATCCAGGGCGACATGCCGATCGACGAACGGGTTCGCTACCTCGAGCGGACGACCAACGAGACGATGGCGCGACTCGTCACGTTCCCGCTGCCGACGATCGCGCTCGTCGACGGCCCCGCCGTCGGCGCGGGCGCGAACCTCGCGCTGGCCTGCGACATCCAGCTCGCGACCGAGGACGCCGCCTTCGGGTTCGTCTTCCGGCAGGTGGGACTGAGCGTCGACGCCGGCACGTCGTACCTCCTCCCGCGGGTCGTCGGCGAGAACGTCGCTCAGGAACTGGTCCTGACCGGCGACATCGTCGGCGCGGACCACGCCGAAGAACTCGGCCTCGTCAACCACGTCTACAGTGACGACGAGTTCGACGAGCGGGTCGCGGATCTGGTGGAGACGATCGTCTCCGGCCCGCCGGTGGCGATGCGACAGATGAACCGCCTGGTCCGCGAGGGGCTCGACAAGTCCATCGAGCAGGCCCTGGTCGACGAGGCGACCGCACAGGGGATCGTCTTCGGGACCGACGACCACGAGGAGGGCGTCACCGCCTTCTTCGAGGATCGCGATCCGGAGTTCGAGGGTCGGTAG
- a CDS encoding universal stress protein, translating into MYQDVLIPTDGSDGTRRAIAHGLTIADRFDATVHALSVVPEGPLGTLESDEAERAAQRAVARVEADAQDDGLSVTTAVRRGVPHEEILDYADEQGVDLIIMGTQGRTGLDRVLVGSVTERLVRMADVPVVTVRLTDEIRIEDVEEATRLARETAEDAGHADVSIVGEPHRTSGSWIVNVETESGLIQVAVDAVSGDVRIAERGD; encoded by the coding sequence ATGTACCAGGACGTGCTCATTCCGACCGACGGCAGCGACGGCACGCGACGGGCGATCGCCCACGGGCTGACGATCGCCGATCGGTTCGACGCGACGGTGCACGCGCTGTCGGTCGTGCCGGAGGGGCCGCTCGGGACGCTCGAGAGCGACGAGGCCGAGCGGGCGGCCCAGCGGGCCGTCGCCCGCGTCGAGGCCGACGCACAGGACGACGGCCTTTCAGTGACGACGGCGGTCCGCCGGGGGGTGCCACACGAGGAAATTCTCGACTACGCGGACGAGCAGGGCGTCGACCTGATCATCATGGGGACGCAGGGACGGACCGGGCTCGATCGGGTCCTCGTCGGCAGCGTCACCGAGCGACTCGTCCGGATGGCCGACGTGCCGGTCGTCACCGTCAGGCTGACCGACGAGATCCGCATCGAGGACGTCGAGGAGGCGACCCGCCTCGCCCGGGAGACCGCCGAAGACGCCGGCCACGCGGACGTCTCGATCGTCGGGGAGCCACACCGAACCAGCGGGTCGTGGATCGTCAACGTCGAGACCGAGTCCGGGCTGATCCAGGTCGCCGTCGACGCCGTCAGCGGCGACGTTCGGATCGCCGAACGGGGCGACTGA